The sequence TGGATTTGGGTCAACAATATGAAATGAAAATTGGGTCAATACCGAATGGGCCATTTGTATGGCCTTTGGCCCAAACGTTTTGGCAAAGTCATTGACTAGGGTTTTTAAATAAAAGCCATGCCAACTCACTCTTTGTTTCACAACCCTCGGTGGATGCAGTAGTTTTGTTCTTCCGTTCGGCAGCCATCGGAGAACTTGTAATCTCCCGCCGGCAATCATGGGTACAAGATGAATTTGCAGAATTTTCATATATCTCAGCGTGTCCTGATTGAACAGAAGTTGTTTCGATTGTTTTTTGTTGCTGAAATTTTTGTTTGTTCGTTCGTTCGTAGGCATTTCACGGGATTCGATGCATAAGAGGCGCGCCACCGGAGGAAAGAAGAAGGCCTGGAGGAAGAAGCGAAAGTATTCCTCTCACTAAATTTTTATTAGTTTCGTGGGTTTTTTTGTAACCATCATCATACACGTGTTTATTCTGTAGAGTTTGAATATGGAATATGGAATCACTTCATAATCGAGGGGCTGGCGTTAAGCTAACAGTATTCATCCCTCTAATTTAGACCAAACATTCAGCTTATCTGAATCTTATTTGAATGTGTTATTCATTGTGCAtttgaaattaataaaatagTGTTTATGCTGTCCTTTAAGCTGGCAAAGGATATCGGAATTTTAACCCACATACTAAGTCATGCTTCCTCTATGTCTTATTACGGAACTATGAGCTAGATCTATGAGATTACCACTTGATATGGTTAATTATATCACCTGCTATTAGGTATGAGCTTGGAAGACAACCAGCAAACACAAAGTTGCTAGAAGGTGGGATTAAGACAGTGCGTAGAGTGAGAGTTCGAGGAGGTAATGTCAAATGGCGTGCTTTGAGGCTGCTTACAGGAAACTACTCATGGGGTAGCGAAGCTGTGACCCGAAAGACGCGCATGTTGGGTGTTGTTTACAATGCATCAAACAACGAGTTGGTTAGGACAAAGACTTTGGTGAAGGGTGCGATTATTCAAGTGGATGCCGCACCATTTAAGCAGTGGTATCTCCAGCATTATGGAGTTGACATGGGTCGCAAAAAGAAGACTCCTGTGAAGAAGGAAGGAGAGGTATATGTGCTTTGTTTTTTCCTTTGATCTTTGAACAGCACGGCTATTTTTCTATGTCAATTGCATAGAATAGGTTTCtttaaaacaatattttgatgCAGTATTTGTCgttgtatcttgattatttgtAACTCCATTGATAGTTTTTTATTGTTGTACTGGTTGTGGCTTTAGGAAACTGACGCCGTCGCGACTGAAGAGGTAAAGAAGAGTAACAATGTTCAAAGAAAAGTTGCAAAGAGGCAAGAGGATCGCAAGGTTGACCCACATCTTGAAGAAGAATTCAGCACTGGCCGTTTGTTGGCCGCAATCTCCTCGCGTCCTGGCCAGTGTGGACGCGCAGATGGGTATACAATCATATTTTTCCGCTTACTCTTTTGGCCAGAATACACAATTCTTATAGTGGGCTAATTTCCATGTTCACGCTGTTTTACACACAGCAACTTACTATAGCTGTAGtataagtaaattttttttttggaagtgattgtattggttttaaTGTTCATCAATTTGTTCGATCTTTTTTAATAGGTATATTTTGGAGGGCAAGGAATTGGAGTTTTACATGAAGAAAATCCAGAAAAAGAAAGGAAAGGGTGCAGGTGGTGCCTAAATCCACAAAATTTTCCAATCGAACATCACTCTTATTTTATCAATTTGTTATTATGCCTCTTCAATTTTATTAACAGAGATTTACCTTATCAAAGATTTACCTTAGTTTTTGATAGTTATCAACATATTCCTTGTCATACTGATGATTCTTGACTGAGAATTTTGTTTAGTACACTGTTATTTAAGCTGCAGTTGCTTTGTCTGTCTTATGTTTTGCGGCAACCGAGGAGCACTTGGTAATATTGGTACACTTGGTGCGTGCCTGGAACaaaatatcttttatttttattaactcCATGAATGTTTTTATTCCTTCAATTCATGGAAGTAGAAAATTGTTGGAGAAAAAACAGCTAACAATCACACCCCACTTTTGATGATAAATGAAATTAACAGGTGGAAATAAAAAACCATGTCACTAAATAGTTATACTGCAATGGGTTTGCACAATTCCCCCGAACACGTAATTGGTGTTGTTGGCTGAAGTTCTTCAATCTCTTTAATGATTTGAGCTTTGTCTGATTCAAACATCTCATCCTctgcaaaaacaaaatcaaactctCTTAAAAATTAGAAATTAGAATCCTACAACTGATCCACAGAGTTACTTGCCAACCATActgggaaaaaaaaagaaaaagacaagTGATTCATTACCTTTTTCAATGGTAAAGCCATCGAAGAAGCGTATAAGCTTACTTTTGTTTGCGCACAGAATGTTGACAATATCAGCGGGTTTACACTGGTTAGCCACGAAGAGCTGCAAGATGGACTTGATGATTTAGAACTCCAAATGGAAAGTTTccttttcattttgttttttcagTGGGAATTACCTTGAAAACATGGAAGGCATCAATCTGTATGTTCTTCTGtgattcctgcaacatcaaatTCTCGCTTAGTTACATGATATATCGCATTGGTGTCTTCTTGTAACTTGTAAATGATCCCATAAATGCTTTTATGTACCCTCAAAAGATTCATTTGGACCCTCATGTTCTCTTTCGAGCTGACATAACGTATCATCACGTTAGAGTTCGAACGATCCAGCAAAATATCTCCCAGGagctgcaaaaaaaaaaaaaaaaaagtactgGCAAATCATCATCAATGAATTCAGACAAAAACATCGTGCATAAACATTAGATATCCAAAGTTTATACCTTGATAGCATATCTTCTTGTCATGTAATTTGTGGACTCCAGCAACTTAGAATTGAAGTCAACGAAAAACTGCAGGAACATACAGACATGGAAACATCAAAATTGTTTGGAATttcgttttgttttttttttttatgttgcaTGGTGAGGAAAGAACATACCCAGCGGTAGTTTATGGTTAGAAATTCTGAAACTGTGGACTTATGCCTTGTAAGAAGCTCCTGTTATGTGTAGCTACGTTATAAATAGACATCTTATTCTGTTTAAAGATTCATAAATCTAGGACTTTCATGATGTGCATACAACTACACGTACGTATATACCTTAAAGGTTGCTGCGGCATCTGAAGCAACATCGAAATTCGGAAGTTGCACGTAGTCGAAAAACTTCTTCAAATGCTCAGATTTCAAAACATATCTGCAGAGAATATATATATGTCACAAATCAAGAGAGTTTCTTGCAAAGATTAAAGATTGATGGTACTGGAGGTGTTACCTGGCGACGACTTGATGCCGTATCGACTCCCTCAACATTGCTCCAAAATGCAAGGCATTTACAGGATCCTCATAACTATATGGAAAATGGAAATTAGGGAATTAATCatcaatatatattatataataagaAACAAAAAATATGAATGGAAAATCATtaccaaaataatcaaaggaAACTCACCCAGTTATCAGCAGATCCATAAGATCAAGATTGGCTTCCAAGTAGTCAGAAGCAATCAACCGTGACTGAACCGGTTGTCTCTGCAAATTTGCGACGATTTGAGTCGCTTCTTTGCGCGCCTAGGCAAAGAAAACGAAACCATCATCAAGTTCAAGAACCAAAATGTTATTCGATCTGAATTAAACGGAACGAGTAACAGAATGAATCAATTAATAACATTTTCTGTTGCGTACCTCAAAGTTGAATTTTGGGAGAGTGTGAATGAGGAGACGAAGGGTGTCTTCGTGGAAGAACTCTTGAGTCAATTGGGCACAGGCTTCTGCGACTGGTTCAGAATCATCAACACCGTACAGAATCGACTTCAGCTCCCTGATGTGGGCATCTAATTGCTCCATCTGAAaacaagaaacaaaaaaaaaaagatagatTGTAAATATCCCATGCATGCATGCACACGTACGTAAATTAAAAAGGGATCGATGAATAAaagagctagctagctagcaacCTTTTCATCTCGTTTAGGCTTGCCGGCGGCATCGGTGGCAGATTCAAGATACAAGAGAAGAGACCTGGTGTTACGGACGACATCGACAGGAGTCCGAGGTTTCTTGGATTTGAACAGATTCTTCATGGAAGCGGTGCGTAGAATCCTGGGAACGAGCTTCTTAAAATTCATAGAAGAACCGGACCTCTTCATAGGCTTGCCATCTTTCTTCGCATTAATCTCCTTCCCCTGGGAAAGGGAATGAGATTCCGCCGGCATGATTGGAATAATATTTTAGAATTAAAGAacccaaaattaatatatattggaGGAATATGATCCAGTCGATCATGTGGATTGATCATCGAATCCATATATGGATTCTGTGGTTGGGTTTTGTGTGGGAACTCCGAATTCATAGGAATCGtgggaaattaatttttttttttgggttttcaaAGGTTGTATGAAATGGCATACGTACGTACGTGTATTTGTCTGATTTATTGATCGAGGACTGTAGTTTCCTAAATCCTTGGACTTAGTATCGTCTCCGGTTTTTGTAGTAATTTGTACGGTTTTTCGCGTGTTCCCTTAAAACCAGGTCAAAGCTGTTTTGGAAATTAATGTtggtttattttattattattttttcaaagacaagttttttttttaaccaaAAGAGCATATATAATAAaccctcaaaaaaaaaaaaaaagaagaagaagagagtcatataataattaatattttaatttaagaatctaaAGGAGGGAGTCAATATTCCTAATCTTAAATCTAATTAATCCTCTGTGACATTAGCATTATATATTAACATATTAGTGTTACCCTTGTATATTTAGATATAGACATTTTAGATACATGATAGAGAttggaaaataaaaatagtATCCGGCGTCCAGTGAGAACAGTTTAACTAAAGCTAGCATTCTTTCTCCGATCCACACGGACCACACCTATTCAAAATctaaccatttttttttcttttgaaaaaattcaaatacaAATTTGAAAAGAAATAATTACAACAACGTTACCATGTTATACAATAAAGTTACtgtgaataaaaaaatattgttataaTTTTAAACTAATACATATGCATGCATATATGTTTTGTATGGAGATATTgatcaacaaaataattttatatgatatttgatCAATTTTCTCGAATGAATACACTTGGAAACCGTATAATGTGATTTTTTTCCCTACGTGTGGGATCTAGCTAGTAATATTTGATAATTTTCATTTGGTGTATAcacaaacacaaacacaaacacaTAGGTAATAAACAACCGAAtgatatgtataaatatcaatcacacgaatataattttataatacttatgtataatgtatatatattctcTTAATCCTAAATAAGAAAATCCCATATGATTTGTTGTATAATTATGCATTGATATCACTTTGCCATAAAATTGAAGTATAGTTTGGTTATTCACACATCATTTCAAGAAATAATGAAATTTTCAatggataaattttttttgtcaaatgGAAACAAAATGAGTAATTACGTAAACATTAAAAACAAGGCATTTgtctttaaaaaaaagaaaagaaaattaacAGTCGTTAGAGTGTAAATAACATTTCCAAAATTGGTGAGATCTTATTTTACACAttcattatattataatatgaaTGAAATATTATATCAGCttgaattttataaaatctacaTGCACTTCTAATATTTTGCTGTCTTTTCATAATTTAAACTATATATGCCAAATAATCAGATTCTTCGCAAACTTCAAGTGACTTTCACAATGAAAAAGTCAGTTGTGGCCATACATGCAAAGTAACTTACATAATGAAACATATTGTCTATTTTTTATTCGAAATTATAAATGACACAAAATAGAGCTACACATTAATCAATGGCCAAAACCAGACGAGGATTCAGACCTCCAATATCTGGCTTTCTCAAATCCATTGGTGTAATTCTCAAAATCTTCAATAGCTTCGTCAATTTGTTCTTGAGTATTCATCACAAATGGTCCATATTGCACAACTGGCTCTTCCAATGGCTCACCTCCAACCAAAATGAACCTAAGGGACTTGGTGGATTTGTTCCATGCATCCAAGCCATCACCCGAGCCTAGAAGAACAAGGTTATGGGCCAACAAAGGCGAAGATCGCGAGCTTCCGAATACTCCCTCACCCTCCAACACGTACACAAATGCATTCCAAGAATAAGGTACGGGTTGCCGAATTCGAGCCCCGGGATTGAGGGTGAAATCCAGATACATTGTAGGGGTGACAGTGTATATCGGAGACCGGACTCCTAGTGCCTCTCCAGCTATAACTCGGACCTTGACACCATCTTTTGTGGCTTCAGAAATATCCTCTTTGTTCATTTCTTGGTAACGTGGCTCACACCTGCAGTGgattaacaaataaaaattgaagaaaTGGAGCAATGATTGGATGAGTTTTTGGAGTTAATTTTTCAAATCCCCACTGGCACAAAAAGGTCAACTTTTGAGTATACTTTGTGAAAGTGAATTAACCAGAATCTTTAATTTGCAAATTAGAGACAAAAGAAAGAGGTGTCATTTTCAACAAGTTAAATTAAATTTGCCTTACATTTTATACTTGGAAGGGAGATTGATCCACAACTGTAAACCCTTTTGAGTTCCCTCAGGAACAGGCATTTCTGAGTGGACTATTCCTCTCCCTGCAGTCATCCACTGCAACTCTCCAGCTTCTATTATCCCTTTGTGTCCTTCAAAATCTTCATGTATCACCGCTCCCTGCAGTACCACAAATGATTAATATTATATTGCTAGCTGCAGTACACAATCACATCTACTTGAGTTGAGCATATATAATGCAAAGAAAAGTCGGAACTTTCGATGATCTTCGAAGAAGAATAACTTGActagctatatatatattacctgAAGCATGTAGGTGACAGTCTCGAATCCTGGTAAAAATACAAATGATCATTAGCTAATACTTAACATGAACTCGAAATATGTGATGAAATGACTTGAAATATTAAAACCTCTGTGTGGGTGATCAGGGAATCCAGCTGGAGCAGTAACTGTAAGATCATGAAGCCAACACATGACATTCATCAATATCAGACCAAGAATTGAATTTTAAGGTTGTATATATATGAAAGATGGATAGAGGGGGAATTATTAAGGACCTGAGAATTCATCCAGAACAAGGAAGGGGTCAAAATATTTGAGCTCAGACCTGAGAAGAAATAACAgatcaaaacaaattttatttaaatctgggaaaaaaaaaatcatttcctGAAAACCaaacaattatatataatattcttgACCTCCCGATGCTTCTTCTTACAGTGGCCCCGACGCCTTCTTGTTGAGGTCTGGCGTGGAGTTTTCTGACGAGTGGCCGCGGCTGTCTCACAACATTATTGGACATGTCCGAAAAATCAAATCTTGTGTTTGAAAGGGTTGAATCTTGGGGATTTTTATGGATTCTTGTTTATGCTCTGTTTCTAGTTTATATAGCGGAGATATGAGGAAACTTAATTGGAAGTCCTTTTGAGAGTCTAAGGTTTTATGCATGTAGGTCCTTTGTTAGGTTCCTTGAGATCCAGGGGACTCGTTCTGTTTATTTCCACCTTTTGGCAGCTTCAGCCTGACGCCATTCTGACGTCAATTATCAAATGTCACATGAGTTCCATATGTGAGGTGAATTTGAAAAATACTCCCTCGTTtttgtactaaaaaaaaaaattcctttacGACACGGTTTACTTGTCAATTTTGAGAGACATCTTTGACTTGATTTATCAAAAGGGATAATAGCCAAAATAGCTTGTTTTGTATTTTGGTTATGTAAGTATTCAATTTTGGGTTTTGGTtctgtaattttagttatattttgatttttagttctTTTAATTTAAGCAATGTTTTTATAACCGAACCGGTAATTAAACCGatctaacttaaaaaaaaaaggtcCAACTGGTTGGATTGTTTTAACCAGATGATCAGAtcgaaaaaccgtttatataatattatataattaataatatattttaaattatatacacctaaaaattttatataaatagaaatatataaatatattcaaaaaatatataaactctaatattaataaataatattttattgaagaacaaaatttcaaataataatgtatatatataataaatattaaatttagattttaaaataaaaaaactaatttttcaaacaaaaaatcgaaaaaccaaTTTTTCGGTTCTTGATGATCAGTTCTGTCGGTTCAACCGTTAAAACGAATTTTGGGAGTGTTTCGGATCAAATCAGTGACCGATTTCGGGTCAAACCGGTTGAACCGATCGGTACATTCCGGTTATCAAAACATTACATTTAATTGTTAATATCACAACAGACACATCATCATTTTTAATGTCACTTAAGCATTTTTAgctgtcacgtaagcattttctgATGTCACATCAACATTGTATGAAGAAAGGACTAAAaaacaattataacttaatttataggaccaaaatccaaaattaaatacttagaGGACTAAAACACAAAATGAGCAAACTTATTAGACCATTTTGCCTATATTTtcttttatgaaaatattgtttttcatgacaaaaatattaattttcattgTATATATAAGTTTAGTTTATGATCTGTCTCACGGAAATAAATCTATGAGATCGTTTCTTAAGAGACGTACTCACATATAATGCATTAATTTTATGTCTTAAATTTGCTAGCCTAAGTGGTACCAAAGCACTCCTAATAGAGGGTTTTAGCTCCGAGACCTTATGAAACCCCACACATAGGGATTTATACATTCACCGGATCAAGAAAATTGGTAATCTTAGATCGAattaattcttaaaaaaaacaattatacTCTTGAATTATAAAATGATGAAAAGTAAATTTGGATATCTCAAGTTCGATATCATAGAATATATTGATTAATTAATATGAAAGTGTTTGGAtcaatgaataaaaaaaaactgaaatgcGCAGCAACCAACCAACAATTGCGATCACTCACAATAAAATTCACTTAATGGGACTGGGACATCATCAACAAACATTGATTCCAAGAACAAAAGAAGCTTCCCATGACGTCATTATTACAAAAGCATGAggg comes from Henckelia pumila isolate YLH828 chromosome 4, ASM3356847v2, whole genome shotgun sequence and encodes:
- the LOC140861563 gene encoding small ribosomal subunit protein eS8y-like, which produces MGISRDSMHKRRATGGKKKAWRKKRKYELGRQPANTKLLEGGIKTVRRVRVRGGNVKWRALRLLTGNYSWGSEAVTRKTRMLGVVYNASNNELVRTKTLVKGAIIQVDAAPFKQWYLQHYGVDMGRKKKTPVKKEGEETDAVATEEVKKSNNVQRKVAKRQEDRKVDPHLEEEFSTGRLLAAISSRPGQCGRADGYILEGKELEFYMKKIQKKKGKGAGGA
- the LOC140865806 gene encoding pirin-like protein is translated as MSNNVVRQPRPLVRKLHARPQQEGVGATVRRSIGRSELKYFDPFLVLDEFSVTAPAGFPDHPHRGFETVTYMLQGAVIHEDFEGHKGIIEAGELQWMTAGRGIVHSEMPVPEGTQKGLQLWINLPSKYKMCEPRYQEMNKEDISEATKDGVKVRVIAGEALGVRSPIYTVTPTMYLDFTLNPGARIRQPVPYSWNAFVYVLEGEGVFGSSRSSPLLAHNLVLLGSGDGLDAWNKSTKSLRFILVGGEPLEEPVVQYGPFVMNTQEQIDEAIEDFENYTNGFEKARYWRSESSSGFGH
- the LOC140861562 gene encoding putative MO25-like protein At5g47540 — its product is MPAESHSLSQGKEINAKKDGKPMKRSGSSMNFKKLVPRILRTASMKNLFKSKKPRTPVDVVRNTRSLLLYLESATDAAGKPKRDEKMEQLDAHIRELKSILYGVDDSEPVAEACAQLTQEFFHEDTLRLLIHTLPKFNFEARKEATQIVANLQRQPVQSRLIASDYLEANLDLMDLLITGYEDPVNALHFGAMLRESIRHQVVARYVLKSEHLKKFFDYVQLPNFDVASDAAATFKELLTRHKSTVSEFLTINYRWFFVDFNSKLLESTNYMTRRYAIKLLGDILLDRSNSNVMIRYVSSKENMRVQMNLLRESQKNIQIDAFHVFKLFVANQCKPADIVNILCANKSKLIRFFDGFTIEKEDEMFESDKAQIIKEIEELQPTTPITCSGELCKPIAV